In Brevibacterium pigmentatum, the sequence TCGCGATGACTGCATCAATGCGACCTTGCCGCGTTCTCACCGGATTGTGAGCACAGTAGTCTGCGAATTCTCGAACCGAGATGAGATTTCTACGAAGCGCTGCGTCCACAGCTGCGACGGAGAACGCCAGTGGGTAGTCACGGGCGACGTCCAGAAGTGTCTGAGGCAAGGTGGTGACTCGAAAGTCATTGACGACCTCAGTGCTTCCCTCGAGCGGCCTCTTCCTGATGTGGACGAATGAACGCCGCACTCCGACCTCCGGATGGACGAACTCTGCGCAAAGAGGTGCACCGTTCTCGAAATACGGGATCGGCAAGCCGTGAATGATCAGGGCGCTGCGGTGAGAGAACGCGGCTCCTTCGGGACAATCATCGACATAGGATCGTACGAGGATGCGCAGATCCTCATCGCGCTTCATAGTCCCTGCCGATTCACACGGCAGAGTCGTCCCCGGCCCTGCACCAACAGCGGCGATGAATCGATGTGTCGGTTCGGCGCAGACCGATGTCACAACGTAGACGCCCCGTCGGACTCTTCTCAGGCAGCAACGCTCAGCTATTCGCAGCTGGTGGGAACTCAATCCGGCCACGCTGAGTTCTGCGGAAGTCAGACACGCGAACATCCCTCAAGCATTCCGGAGCTGGGTGGCCGACCACAACGGTCACTACCGGGCCTGTGGATAACGGCCGACTCAGTTCCACAGGCTCAATCAACGCGAAACGCGAAAAAGTCGTCACTAGTGACGACTTTTTCGCGTTTCGCGTTGATTGAGACCGGAGAGACGTTACAGCGCGAGGTGTTCCTTGACTGACGCGGCCAGGCGCTCGGCCTGGGCGGAGGCGGCATCCTCGGTGGCGGCTTCGACCATGACCCGGATAAGCGGCTCCGTACCCGAGGCGCGCAGCAGCACGCGCCCGGTGTCGGCGAGTTCGGCCTCGACAGCGGCCACCTCGGCGGCGACCTGCGGGTGATCGACGTTGTTCTTGTCCACGCCCTTGACGTTGACGAGCGCCTGCGGCAGCTGCGGGATCTCCGCGGCGAGGTCGGCCAGGGTGCGCTTGGCATCGGCCATCCGCTTCATCAGATGCAGGGCGGTCTGCACTCCGTCGCCGGTGGTGCCGTGATCGAGCATGAGCACGTGTCCGGACTGCTCCCCGCCGAGCGCATACCCGTCGGCCAGCATCCGCTCGAGCACATACCGGTCGCCGACAGCGGTCTGCACGGTCTCAATGCCGTACTTGTCCATCGCCTGCTTCAGACCCAGGTTCGACATGACGGTCGTGACGAGGGTGTTGCCGCGCAGTTCACCGAGCTCCTTGAGCCCGATCGCCAGGATGCCCATGACCTGGTCACCATTGACGACCCGCCCGAGCGAATCCACGGCCAGGCAGCGGTCAGCGTCACCGTCGAAAGCCACGCCCAGATCGGACTGGGTCTCGACGACGAGGCGCTGCAGCGGTCCGAGGTGGGTCGATCCCACACCGTCGTTGATGTTGAAGCCGTCGGGTTCGGCGGCGGAGACGATGACCTCGGCGCCGGCCTGGCGCAGGGCGGCGGGTCCGACGATGGACGCCGCACCGTGAGCGCAGTCGACGACGACCTTGAGTCCCGACAGCGGGCGCACATTGTCGGCGTCGACACAGCGCACCAGGTGTTCGGTGTACTCGTCGGCAGCGGCCGGGTAGCGCGAGATGCGGCCGATGTCCGCGCCGGTCGGACGGTCCCAGTCCTCATCGAAGATCGCGAGGATCTCGTCTTCGACTGCGTCGTCGAGCTTCGTGCCTCCCGCGGCGAAGAACTTGATGCCGTTGTCGGGCATGGGGTTGTGGGAGGCGGAGATCACGACTCCGAAGGCGGCGCCGGTGTCCTTGACGACCTGGGCGATGCCCGGCGTCGGCAGCATGCCCGCGTCGAGGACGTCGACTCCCGTCGAGGCTATTCCGGCGCTCAGCGCGGCGGAGAGGAATTCGCCGGACACGCGCGTATCACGTCCGACCACGGCGAAGGGGCGCTTCTCACCCGTCCAGCCGCGGCTGAGCACGCGTGAACCTGCGACCGAGAGCTGGAGCGCGAGTTTGGCCGAGATATCGCGATTGGCCAGTCCGCGCACTCCATCGGTGCCGAAGAGTCGAGACATAGTGCAAATCCTTTCGTCAATGTCGGAGTCGATCTTAGTCGATCCGCTGTGTGTCGCTCGTGATGTCGGCACCCTCGCCGAGGCGGCCGGCCGCAGCCACGACCGTTGTGATCGCGGCGTCGCGAGTGTCCGTTCAAGGCCGAGCGCGCTTTTCGTGCCGTGCCCAGCTCGAAATATGTGCTTCGCCTTGAACGACGGGAACGAGCGGAAGGTGATCGGTTCGTTCAAGGCGGAGCGCACTTATCGTGCTGTGCACCATGCGATATTCGCGCTCACGCATGAACGACGGACTATGCGCCGAGGCGACACACCCGACCGCAGCCGCGGTCACGCGCAACGCCGGCCACGTCAGTGACCGTGTGAGATGAGTCCGGATATGAGAAATGCGGCCCCGAACCAGGTTCGGGACCGCATTCTCATGTTCATGATGCTGAACTGTCGATGACTGCGACTCAGTGGCAGACCAGCCGCAGTCGGTTCGCCAGCGAGATCAGCGCTTCGAGAACTGAGGTGCCTTACGGGCCTTCTTGAGACCGGCCTTCTTGCGCTCAGGAACGCGAGCATCGCGGCTGAGGTATCCGGCCTTCTTCAGCTCGGCGCGGTTGGACTCCGCGTCGATCTGGTTGAGCGAACGAGCCACGCCCAGGCGGACGGCACCGGCCTGGCCGGAGGGTCCACCGCCGGAGATCCGGACGATGACGTCGAAGCGTCCGCCCAGGTCCAGCAGGGTGAAGGGCTCATTGACGAGCTGCTGGTGCAGCTTGTTCGGGAAGTACTCCTCGAGAGTACGTCCGTTGATGGTCCACTCACCGGTGCCGGGGACGAGGCGCACGCGAGCAATTGCCTGCTTGCGGCGGCCGACTCCGTTGCCGGGAGCGGTCAGGGACTGTCCACGTCCACCGGCGGTGCTTTCGCCCAGGCCAGCGGATGCGGGAGTCTCGGAAGTGTATTCGGTGATCTCTTCTTCGACAGTTTCTGTCGCGTTGGTGGTATCAGCCACGGTTCTCCTCGGGATGTCTAGAGCTCAGGCGCTTACTGCGCGACCTGGCTGAGTTCGTACGGCTGCGGATTCTGAGCGGCGTGCGGGTGCTCGGCACCTGCATAGACCTTCAGCTTCTGCATCTGGGCACGTCCGAGACGAGTCTTCGGGACCATACCGGCGACAGCCTTCTCGACTGCACGCTCGGGGTGGGTGGCGAGGAGCTCGGCGTAGTTCACGCTCTTGAGGCCACCCGGGTAACCGGAGTGACGGTAAGCGCGCTTCTTCTCGAGCTTCGCACCTGTCAGCGCGACCTTGTCGGCGTTGATGATGA encodes:
- the rpsI gene encoding 30S ribosomal protein S9, translating into MADTTNATETVEEEITEYTSETPASAGLGESTAGGRGQSLTAPGNGVGRRKQAIARVRLVPGTGEWTINGRTLEEYFPNKLHQQLVNEPFTLLDLGGRFDVIVRISGGGPSGQAGAVRLGVARSLNQIDAESNRAELKKAGYLSRDARVPERKKAGLKKARKAPQFSKR
- a CDS encoding PDDEXK family nuclease, whose translation is MKRDEDLRILVRSYVDDCPEGAAFSHRSALIIHGLPIPYFENGAPLCAEFVHPEVGVRRSFVHIRKRPLEGSTEVVNDFRVTTLPQTLLDVARDYPLAFSVAAVDAALRRNLISVREFADYCAHNPVRTRQGRIDAVIANADARRESVAESITAVRFVEYSIAGFEPQVVIRDERGDFVARTDFANPKARVVAEFDGAGKYYLDGADPKRAFELERRREYSLRNLGIQVFRITWRDLFRGDLFLRIKDSVKRRSG
- the rplM gene encoding 50S ribosomal protein L13, encoding MRTYTAKPGDVEHQWHVIDATDQVLGRLASQVARLLRGKHKTTFTPNTDTGDFVIIINADKVALTGAKLEKKRAYRHSGYPGGLKSVNYAELLATHPERAVEKAVAGMVPKTRLGRAQMQKLKVYAGAEHPHAAQNPQPYELSQVAQ
- the glmM gene encoding phosphoglucosamine mutase, with amino-acid sequence MSRLFGTDGVRGLANRDISAKLALQLSVAGSRVLSRGWTGEKRPFAVVGRDTRVSGEFLSAALSAGIASTGVDVLDAGMLPTPGIAQVVKDTGAAFGVVISASHNPMPDNGIKFFAAGGTKLDDAVEDEILAIFDEDWDRPTGADIGRISRYPAAADEYTEHLVRCVDADNVRPLSGLKVVVDCAHGAASIVGPAALRQAGAEVIVSAAEPDGFNINDGVGSTHLGPLQRLVVETQSDLGVAFDGDADRCLAVDSLGRVVNGDQVMGILAIGLKELGELRGNTLVTTVMSNLGLKQAMDKYGIETVQTAVGDRYVLERMLADGYALGGEQSGHVLMLDHGTTGDGVQTALHLMKRMADAKRTLADLAAEIPQLPQALVNVKGVDKNNVDHPQVAAEVAAVEAELADTGRVLLRASGTEPLIRVMVEAATEDAASAQAERLAASVKEHLAL